In the Gossypium raimondii isolate GPD5lz chromosome 9, ASM2569854v1, whole genome shotgun sequence genome, one interval contains:
- the LOC105798355 gene encoding probable methyltransferase TCM_000331, with amino-acid sequence MAAEKVLWMNPADHEISYANNSFYQKEVLVKVRPIVEEAITDMLKKIGVPTCMKVVDMGCASGPNTFQAISHVIDTVHGMCQQEELKLPEFEVLLNDLPGNDFNSVFKSIPDFYKQKGDLVQERCFIRGVAGSFYHRLFPSTSLHFVHSSNGLHWLSKLPVGLENNKGNICMARSSPPNIFKAYANRFQEDFTNFLSSRSREIVRQGCMVLTFMVRRNPNPSHEHHCLELLAKSLLDLVAQGIVKEADVDSFNLPIYPPCKEEVVDIVEKEGSFETKQLQVFVMDIDPLSRDEKVRNKEFYMKMGNNVANTFRAGLEPILCGHFGDAILDELFRKFASHVAMIQIVQCIRSLTSWFH; translated from the exons atGGCAGCGGAAAAGGTTCTTTGGATGAACCCAGCTGATCATGAAATTAGCTATgctaataattcattttatcag AAAGAAGTATTAGTGAAGGTAAGGCCAATCGTTGAAGAAGCCATCACAGATATGTTGAAGAAAATTGGTGTTCCAACTTGTATGAAGGTGGTAGACATGGGTTGCGCCTCAGGCCCTAACACCTTCCAGGCTATATCTCACGTTATAGACACCGTCCATGGGATGTGTCAACAAGAAGAGTTGAAATTACCCGAGTTTGAAGTGCTTCTAAATGATCTCCCAGGGAATGACTTCAACTCAGTGTTTAAGTCAATTCCTGATTTCTATAAACAAAAAGGAGATTTGGTTCAGGAAAGGTGTTTCATAAGAGGAGTTGCAGGTTCTTTCTACCACAGACTCTTTCCAAGTACAAGCCTGCACTTTGTACATTCTTCCAATGGGCTTCATTGGCTCTCAAAG CTCCCAGTTGGGCTAGAGAACAACAAGGGTAACATATGCATGGCAAGATCAAGTCCTCCCAACATATTCAAAGCTTATGCGAATCGATTTCAGGAAGACTTCACAAATTTTCTAAGTTCACGCTCCAGAGAAATAGTACGCCAAGGTTGTATGGTGCTAACCTTCATGGTTAGGAGAAACCCAAATCCCTCCCACGAACATCATTGTTTGGAACTTCTTGCTAAATCCCTTCTTGACTTGGTTGCACAG GGAATTGTAAAAGAGGCAGATGTGGATTCGTTCAACCTTCCGATATATCCACCTTGCAAAGAAGAAGTGGTTGATATTGTTGAGAAGGAAGGGTCGTTTGAGACTAAGCAGCTACAGGTTTTCGTAATGGACATCGATCCTCTAAGCAGAGATGAGAAGGTCCGTAACaaagaattttatatgaaaatgggCAACAACGTTGCAAATACTTTCAGAGCTGGTTTAGAACCTATTCTCTGCGGTCATTTTGGAGATGCTATACTTGACGAGTTGTTCCGGAAGTTTGCGTCACATGTAGCGATGATCCAAATAGTTCAATGCATCAGATCGTTAACCTCGTGGTTTCattga